A single Carnobacterium inhibens subsp. inhibens DSM 13024 DNA region contains:
- a CDS encoding aminotransferase class I/II-fold pyridoxal phosphate-dependent enzyme, whose translation MSWNSHYAPELIEKIKVVEEKIKPIHDRIHEIALFNQNKVMQSFRNKKVTEQHFNPTTGYGYDDFGRDTLEEVYAEVFGAEAGLVRPQIISGTHAISTALFGVMRPGDDLLYISGAPYDTLLEIVGVTGNGIGSFKEYQMGFDQVDLLADGKPDFDAIKEKMTAKTKMVAIQRSRGYASRPSFTIRQIKEMIQFVKAVNPEVIIFVDNCYGEFVEEQEPIEVGADLMAGSLIKNPGGGLAKTGGYIVGKLELIEACGYRLTTPGIGREAGASLYSLQEMYQGFFMSPHTVGEAVKGAVYTAALLEACGIESTPKWDDERTDLIQMISLNDKEKMIKFAQTIQKYSPINAHVSPIGAYMPGYEDDVIMAAGTFIQGSSMELTADGPIRPPYTLYVQGGLTYEHVKLAVSSAVEELFFQG comes from the coding sequence ATGAGTTGGAACAGTCATTATGCACCAGAATTAATTGAAAAAATAAAAGTAGTGGAAGAAAAAATAAAACCGATTCATGACCGCATACATGAAATAGCCTTATTCAATCAAAATAAGGTCATGCAAAGCTTTAGAAATAAAAAAGTTACGGAACAACATTTTAATCCTACGACTGGATACGGATACGATGATTTCGGGAGAGATACATTAGAAGAAGTATATGCAGAAGTTTTTGGAGCAGAAGCAGGATTAGTCCGCCCTCAAATTATTTCTGGAACACATGCTATCTCAACAGCCTTATTTGGTGTTATGCGCCCTGGAGATGATTTATTGTACATCTCTGGTGCTCCTTATGACACGTTGCTTGAAATTGTTGGAGTGACTGGAAACGGCATTGGCTCATTTAAAGAATACCAAATGGGTTTTGATCAAGTTGATTTATTGGCAGACGGAAAACCAGATTTTGATGCCATAAAAGAAAAAATGACGGCAAAAACTAAAATGGTCGCTATCCAACGTTCTAGAGGATACGCAAGCAGACCTTCATTTACGATTCGTCAAATAAAAGAAATGATTCAATTTGTCAAAGCAGTCAATCCTGAGGTCATCATTTTTGTCGATAATTGTTATGGCGAGTTTGTTGAAGAACAAGAACCGATTGAAGTTGGGGCGGATTTGATGGCAGGATCATTAATCAAAAATCCAGGTGGCGGATTGGCTAAAACAGGTGGTTACATTGTTGGGAAATTAGAATTGATTGAAGCTTGCGGCTACCGGTTAACAACACCAGGAATAGGAAGAGAGGCAGGTGCTTCTTTATACAGCCTTCAAGAAATGTATCAGGGCTTTTTCATGTCTCCGCATACGGTTGGAGAAGCAGTAAAAGGCGCTGTATACACAGCTGCTCTTTTAGAAGCTTGTGGCATAGAAAGTACACCCAAGTGGGATGATGAGCGAACAGACCTTATTCAAATGATTTCTTTGAATGATAAAGAAAAAATGATTAAATTTGCACAAACGATCCAAAAATATTCTCCAATTAATGCACATGTTTCTCCAATAGGTGCTTACATGCCTGGTTATGAAGATGATGTGATTATGGCGGCAGGAACATTTATACAAGGTTCCAGCATGGAATTAACAGCAGATGGTCCGATCCGTCCCCCATACACGCTGTATGTTCAAGGCGGGCTAACGTATGAGCATGTTAAGTTAGCAGTGAGTTCAGCTGTAGAAGAACTGTTTTTTCAAGGATAG
- the hflX gene encoding GTPase HflX — METKETAETVERVILVGVQTNESNLDFEYSLRELEQLTETALGEVVGELTQKRERVDSRTFLGKGKMEELVALVDELEADTVIFNQGLTPGQTRNIQKVLMDEVKVIDRIQLILDIFAMRAKSKEGKLQVELAQLQYLLPRLAGQGVNLSRLGGGIGTRGPGETKLETDRRHIRDQITDIKRDLTETEKHRSRTREQRKESGTFQIGLMGYTNAGKSTLLNKLTQADTYEENQLFATLDPLTRQLLLPSGMTVTLTDTVGFIQDLPTQLIESFKSTLEETKGVDLLLHVVDASAENLSGHEQTVMQLLKELDMAKIPMLTVYNKKDLVEDAFYPSLFPNVVISANDPEDIDHLLSVIMDKMKELMVSYRLEINVDQGEKLVRLKRETLVISEEYDEEKNVYIVKGYAKAESKWNGENQTS, encoded by the coding sequence ATGGAAACAAAAGAAACCGCTGAAACAGTCGAACGCGTTATCCTTGTAGGAGTTCAAACTAATGAAAGTAACCTGGATTTTGAATATTCTTTGAGAGAATTAGAACAATTGACGGAAACGGCTCTAGGTGAAGTAGTTGGAGAACTAACTCAAAAAAGAGAACGAGTAGATTCACGTACCTTTTTAGGTAAAGGCAAGATGGAAGAATTGGTTGCTTTAGTAGATGAGTTAGAAGCAGATACAGTTATTTTCAACCAAGGGCTGACACCTGGACAAACAAGAAATATTCAAAAAGTTTTAATGGATGAAGTGAAAGTCATTGACCGAATCCAATTGATTTTAGACATCTTTGCCATGCGTGCTAAAAGTAAAGAAGGTAAATTACAAGTTGAATTAGCTCAGTTGCAGTATTTACTACCTCGTTTAGCTGGTCAAGGGGTTAACTTGTCTCGACTAGGTGGGGGGATTGGAACACGTGGTCCAGGGGAAACAAAATTAGAAACCGATCGTCGACACATCCGTGATCAAATCACAGATATTAAACGTGATTTAACAGAAACAGAAAAGCACCGCAGTCGAACTCGTGAACAACGTAAAGAAAGCGGCACGTTTCAAATTGGTTTAATGGGATATACAAATGCTGGGAAATCAACGTTATTAAATAAGTTAACTCAAGCAGATACGTATGAAGAAAATCAATTATTTGCAACACTAGATCCTTTGACGCGTCAATTGCTGCTGCCTAGCGGAATGACAGTGACGCTTACCGATACCGTTGGTTTTATACAAGATTTGCCTACACAATTAATTGAATCGTTCAAATCGACCCTAGAAGAAACAAAAGGTGTTGATCTTCTCTTGCATGTCGTTGATGCTTCTGCGGAGAACTTGTCAGGACATGAACAAACGGTTATGCAATTGTTGAAAGAACTGGACATGGCAAAAATACCGATGTTAACGGTATATAATAAAAAAGATCTAGTCGAAGATGCTTTTTACCCCTCTCTTTTTCCTAATGTGGTGATTTCAGCGAATGATCCTGAAGACATTGATCACTTACTGTCCGTTATCATGGATAAAATGAAGGAATTGATGGTTTCTTATCGTCTTGAAATCAACGTAGATCAAGGAGAAAAATTGGTGCGCTTGAAAAGAGAAACATTAGTGATCTCAGAAGAATACGATGAAGAAAAAAATGTTTATATTGTTAAAGGCTACGCGAAAGCAGAGTCTAAATGGAATGGAGAGAATCAAACGTCATGA
- the miaA gene encoding tRNA (adenosine(37)-N6)-dimethylallyltransferase MiaA — protein MKENKVEKKKIIIIVGPTAVGKTSLSLSLARELNGEIISGDSMQIYRNLTIGTAKVSKEEQGEIPHHLIDEVDVTTPYAVSDFQKRARSLIEDISVKGKVPIIVGGTGLYIESLLYDVTFGGSGENDEAFREAQEAIAVEKGNRYLWEQLNQVDSAAAEKIHFNNRRRIIRALEVYQVTGQLFSSYQSERKEKELLYDAKIIGLTTDREELYSRINLRVEQMFEKGLIEEVKWLYEQQLPDAQAAKGIGYKELFPYLENKITLQEAKEAIQQNSRRYAKRQLTWFKNRLENVEWVDLVSHPEKEQQVVEEVRAFLKK, from the coding sequence ATGAAGGAGAATAAGGTGGAAAAGAAAAAAATTATTATCATTGTAGGACCAACAGCTGTTGGGAAAACAAGTTTAAGTCTCTCCTTAGCGCGGGAATTAAATGGAGAAATTATCAGTGGAGATTCTATGCAAATTTATCGCAATCTAACTATTGGAACAGCTAAAGTATCTAAGGAAGAACAAGGAGAAATACCGCATCATCTCATTGATGAAGTGGATGTAACGACTCCTTATGCTGTTTCTGATTTCCAAAAGAGAGCTCGGTCTTTAATTGAAGATATTTCAGTTAAAGGGAAAGTACCAATTATTGTAGGGGGTACAGGGTTATACATCGAATCTTTATTGTATGATGTGACGTTTGGTGGAAGCGGAGAAAATGATGAGGCTTTTCGTGAAGCACAAGAAGCGATAGCCGTAGAAAAAGGAAATCGCTATTTGTGGGAACAATTAAATCAAGTAGATTCAGCTGCTGCAGAAAAAATTCATTTTAATAATCGCAGACGTATTATCCGAGCGCTTGAAGTGTATCAGGTGACCGGTCAACTTTTTTCTAGTTATCAAAGTGAGCGTAAGGAAAAAGAGCTCCTTTATGATGCGAAAATTATTGGTCTAACAACTGATCGAGAAGAGTTATATAGTCGAATCAACCTTCGTGTAGAGCAAATGTTTGAAAAGGGTTTGATTGAAGAAGTAAAATGGTTATATGAACAACAATTGCCCGATGCACAAGCCGCAAAAGGAATCGGTTATAAAGAATTGTTTCCATATCTTGAAAATAAGATTACCTTACAAGAAGCAAAAGAGGCCATCCAGCAAAATTCAAGACGGTATGCTAAACGCCAGCTTACTTGGTTTAAAAACCGATTGGAAAATGTGGAGTGGGTTGATTTAGTGAGTCATCCTGAGAAAGAACAACAAGTAGTAGAAGAAGTCCGAGCATTTTTAAAAAAATAG
- a CDS encoding glycerophosphodiester phosphodiesterase, translated as MDRTKIIAHRGSKGTHPENTLEAFREAVRVGSDGIELDIHLSLDNELIVIHDESVERTTNGKGNVQNLTLTELKQLDAGSWYSPEFSHCCIPTLQEVFNLLEEVDYQGLVNIELKTDNYSYPGIVEKVWAFVTEKDWSFSVEYSSFNYETLVQLKEVDPTCKIALLFENNGENVTSLSPTIPVRMWHPKLSWFKGIRNSEIPVRIWTVNKNEDIQYCLQKQVAGIITDYPERALHIRNKWQYEGE; from the coding sequence ATGGACCGTACAAAGATTATTGCTCACCGAGGAAGTAAAGGCACACATCCAGAGAACACATTAGAAGCATTTCGAGAAGCTGTTCGAGTGGGAAGCGATGGCATTGAGCTAGATATTCATTTAAGTTTAGACAATGAACTAATTGTTATCCATGATGAATCAGTAGAACGGACAACGAATGGAAAAGGAAACGTTCAAAATTTAACATTAACCGAACTAAAACAACTAGATGCCGGAAGTTGGTATTCTCCTGAATTCAGTCATTGCTGTATTCCAACACTTCAAGAAGTTTTTAATTTACTTGAAGAAGTAGACTATCAAGGCCTTGTAAATATCGAATTAAAAACAGATAATTATTCTTACCCAGGAATCGTAGAAAAAGTATGGGCTTTTGTAACTGAAAAGGATTGGTCATTTAGTGTAGAATATTCCAGTTTTAACTATGAAACATTAGTTCAACTCAAAGAAGTAGATCCTACTTGTAAAATAGCGTTACTATTTGAAAATAATGGTGAAAATGTTACTTCTCTAAGTCCAACTATTCCTGTTAGAATGTGGCATCCGAAACTAAGCTGGTTTAAAGGTATTCGTAACTCCGAAATTCCAGTACGCATTTGGACAGTTAATAAGAATGAGGACATCCAATATTGTTTACAAAAACAAGTAGCAGGTATTATCACAGATTATCCTGAGAGAGCTCTTCACATAAGAAATAAATGGCAGTATGAAGGAGAATAA
- a CDS encoding excisionase family DNA-binding protein — protein MYLTIEETADYLELSTTDIVRLIREKQIRTLSDGETILIYKEQFNLYLREIEKYKKELQEYLDEPIPEDIDIKDED, from the coding sequence ATGTATTTAACCATCGAAGAAACCGCAGACTATTTAGAACTTTCAACGACTGATATTGTACGTCTTATTCGTGAAAAACAGATTCGTACTTTATCTGATGGCGAAACTATCTTGATTTATAAAGAACAATTCAATTTGTATTTGCGCGAAATTGAAAAATACAAAAAAGAATTACAAGAGTATTTAGATGAACCCATTCCAGAGGATATTGATATAAAGGATGAAGATTAA
- a CDS encoding Y-family DNA polymerase yields the protein MIKMNYSKEPRRDILCIDVTSFFASVESVRLGLHPLASYVVVMSKADQDGGLVLAAAPRVKKEYGIKTGSRRYEIPKHSFIQIVEPHMTLYLKVNAMINAIFLEFVAETDLHLYSIDESFLDVTASHALYGSTKEIALKIQMTIWQRLRLFVTIGIGDNPLMAKLALDNAAKKEKNGIAEWHYKDVPETLWKIQPITEMWGIGSRTDSNLYRLGIDSVYDLSQYSVHSLKKIHGTIGEQLFYHAHGIDQSIISQKYTPLSRSFGKSQILDRDYIDAYEIEVVIREMADQVAARLRNHHAQTGMIHLTIRFSGEILDKGFNQQLKIFPTSSSQKIIETCLFLFRKHYNNEPVRQLAISCGKIHYQSDLQLDLFESAEQTISREELEKVIDRIRFKYGYTSLVHASSLTSGGTAIKRSGLVSGHQG from the coding sequence ATGATCAAAATGAATTACTCAAAGGAACCTAGAAGAGATATCTTATGCATTGATGTGACCTCTTTTTTTGCTTCTGTCGAGTCCGTTAGACTTGGCCTCCACCCTTTAGCTTCATATGTTGTTGTGATGAGTAAAGCTGATCAAGATGGCGGACTAGTTTTAGCTGCTGCTCCTAGAGTAAAGAAAGAATATGGTATTAAAACAGGATCAAGACGATATGAGATTCCTAAACATTCCTTTATTCAGATCGTTGAACCTCACATGACTTTGTATTTAAAAGTCAATGCTATGATTAACGCTATCTTTTTGGAATTCGTAGCAGAAACAGATTTGCATCTTTATAGTATTGATGAGTCTTTTTTAGATGTCACCGCTTCGCATGCCTTATATGGTTCTACAAAAGAGATTGCTTTAAAGATCCAAATGACGATCTGGCAACGACTTCGTTTGTTTGTGACGATTGGCATCGGAGATAATCCGCTCATGGCAAAATTAGCCTTAGATAATGCTGCAAAAAAAGAAAAAAACGGCATTGCAGAATGGCATTATAAAGATGTTCCCGAAACCCTTTGGAAAATTCAACCTATTACAGAAATGTGGGGTATTGGATCGCGCACGGATTCAAATCTTTACCGTTTGGGGATTGATTCTGTTTATGACCTTTCACAATACTCTGTTCATTCCTTAAAAAAAATACATGGAACTATTGGAGAACAACTTTTTTATCATGCTCATGGTATTGATCAAAGTATTATCTCTCAGAAATACACTCCTCTATCTCGTTCATTTGGCAAGAGTCAAATATTAGATCGTGATTACATAGATGCATACGAAATTGAAGTAGTTATTCGAGAAATGGCTGATCAAGTAGCTGCTCGCCTGAGAAACCATCATGCTCAAACGGGTATGATCCATTTAACGATTCGTTTTTCTGGAGAAATTCTGGATAAAGGGTTCAATCAGCAACTAAAAATTTTCCCTACTTCTTCCAGTCAAAAAATCATTGAGACGTGTTTATTTCTTTTTAGAAAACACTACAATAATGAACCTGTTCGTCAATTAGCCATTAGTTGCGGAAAAATACACTACCAATCAGATTTACAATTGGATTTATTCGAATCAGCTGAACAGACCATTAGCCGTGAAGAACTAGAAAAAGTGATTGATCGCATTCGGTTTAAGTATGGTTACACTTCCCTTGTACATGCTAGTAGTTTAACCTCAGGAGGAACAGCTATTAAACGCAGTGGCTTAGTCAGCGGACACCAGGGTTAA
- a CDS encoding rhodanese-like domain-containing protein, with protein sequence MNIGQIINAVLWIIIIVWAGYEIYSYFKRKNASVELTEEEFKKEMRKVQLIDVREKKDFDAGHILGARNIPFSTFKTRSVEIRKDQPIYLYDHNKALSLRAALRLRKEGHTDIYHLKGGYRDWTGKTKTAH encoded by the coding sequence GTGAATATAGGTCAAATTATTAATGCAGTTTTATGGATTATTATTATAGTATGGGCAGGTTACGAAATTTACAGTTATTTCAAACGTAAAAACGCATCTGTGGAACTAACAGAAGAAGAGTTTAAAAAAGAAATGCGTAAAGTTCAATTAATTGATGTCCGCGAAAAGAAGGACTTTGATGCAGGGCACATTTTAGGAGCTAGAAACATTCCTTTTTCAACTTTTAAAACACGCAGCGTTGAAATAAGAAAAGATCAACCTATTTATCTTTATGATCATAATAAAGCGCTAAGTTTACGTGCTGCGCTTCGTTTACGTAAAGAGGGCCATACAGATATTTATCACCTTAAAGGTGGATACCGTGATTGGACTGGAAAAACTAAAACAGCTCATTAA
- a CDS encoding helix-turn-helix domain-containing protein: MELAERLKYEREDRKMSQSFVAKELNISRQLLSKWELGKSIPDLEMIQLLSEFYNFSIDDLLNKTSPEKTTSSILETISKMTPEDIIELLILGFGLPLILFAVFF; the protein is encoded by the coding sequence ATGGAGTTAGCTGAACGATTAAAATATGAACGTGAAGACAGAAAAATGTCTCAGTCTTTTGTCGCTAAAGAGTTAAATATCTCTAGACAGTTATTATCTAAATGGGAGTTAGGTAAAAGTATCCCCGATTTGGAAATGATCCAACTACTTAGTGAATTTTATAATTTTTCCATAGACGATTTACTCAATAAAACGTCACCGGAAAAAACAACTAGTAGTATTCTAGAAACCATTTCTAAGATGACGCCAGAAGATATTATTGAACTACTTATTTTAGGATTTGGTCTACCACTTATTCTTTTTGCTGTCTTTTTTTAA
- a CDS encoding GNAT family N-acetyltransferase, whose product MENSLWAEKNSWMNWNGPYFNNPIYEKAAFINQVGEKWIAEGNTWSITYNNEIIGTVSYYYGDGNLNKWLEAGICIYNPEYWNKGISTIALKLWIDHLFENVTNLPHIGFTTWSGNNGMMRVGEKVGMTLEGRIRKVRYWQNQYWDSIKYGILREEWNNL is encoded by the coding sequence TTGGAAAATAGCTTATGGGCAGAAAAAAATAGTTGGATGAATTGGAATGGACCATATTTTAATAATCCTATTTATGAAAAAGCAGCATTTATTAATCAAGTTGGGGAAAAATGGATAGCGGAAGGCAATACTTGGAGCATTACATATAATAACGAAATTATTGGAACAGTTTCTTATTATTATGGTGATGGAAATTTAAATAAATGGCTTGAAGCTGGAATTTGTATATACAATCCTGAATATTGGAACAAAGGAATTTCTACTATTGCTTTAAAGTTATGGATTGATCATTTATTTGAAAATGTAACGAATTTACCTCACATCGGTTTTACTACTTGGTCTGGAAATAACGGAATGATGCGTGTAGGTGAAAAAGTAGGCATGACGTTAGAAGGAAGAATAAGAAAGGTTCGTTATTGGCAAAATCAATATTGGGATTCTATCAAGTACGGAATTCTTCGTGAAGAATGGAATAATCTATAG